The proteins below are encoded in one region of Styela clava chromosome 4, kaStyClav1.hap1.2, whole genome shotgun sequence:
- the LOC144422145 gene encoding uncharacterized protein LOC144422145, whose product MSDEDGIVSELRMKKKRSRAGYESHFTKLLKTIEDLMLDPQKYKEVVGAKEAVDAAFENCINACEDFRNSVNTGLEMDKLEFEEATVKCDEIFRKKAVCDKLYGEYLQRYNAAASKNNSVSSKSRKTSVASHRSKSSNKSSVRSSVAARARLDAKLADLQAKREREQATLEKEKLNIEKRALDAEYLADEAKLIAESFEETEGSIMSSNLDSNQLEYTSCASENLVSGIEPLTKPKFVNIYDPKSNVPFVKTEPSSFELQPIPERKIENIPISSPAVVSPVKTNFSDVRVPLMTSTLTNAINMSNPGLQRSSEVPVTSFVQSGHCVYNPVMSGMPVSSYAPATGGVSVASQFPVTSGVSGMGEYHRVSSVPVQNVYGSSVAVTSLSSPAIPVYPVVPTCPASMGEHLKVDLPEFDGDPLRYPEFLSEFTAAVDVENIPANRKLIILLKCTKGIAREAIRSCVITKPWERGYKRALDILNERFGKKHMIIDSFMKELIEGKPLRDNNSADLHKLVTLMDNCEIVFDQWDCMDNLNNSVNLKKIFSRLPEDLQSGYAKIASGIYEVGREPMFSDLKDYVMQIARGASTMYGEIVCSNREQKKSRSPKRGTVPKTRDRVSSFVTDSNAIPSRGAIAKFDCPFCGSGNQHPLWKCLKFKKMTPKERSLWVGRNELCYNCLLSGHKANECTRNVLCNVDGCGKKHNVLLHFPPRQKPGGSTNPASSCSGKETSAPVSGAGEKATCGATSCSVEATGGVGNVRLKVLPVTVRGKAIGGREISTYALLDPGSTVSLCTSGLMRELGISGVKTNFSVQTVTGHKIQEGFEVALTATGAGNSLVLDRVLTVERLPNLKSSIPSVRDTELYSHFSHVDISDNTDREVKLLIGSNVPDAHDVLEVKRGKRGQPRAVKTLLGWTLFGPESVSNCDNNFVNFIHCDDNILHRQLCQIYEHDFNDNACESASSLSVEDKRALSIMEKTVCKVNGHYEVGLPWKNKEVKLPNNRTMVEKQLMYQRRKFIRDPELFECYKSVINDYLDNGYARKIPNDELVTSDKTFYLGHHSTKQSKFRVVFNGAGTFRGVSLNDNLLQGPDYANNLAGVLLRFRQERIGVMADIKAMFHQVRVRPEDCDSLRFLWWPNDDLSSQASDYSMLVHIFGSRSSPSVAGFALRKCASDNEPGVEQSVVDTVLKNFYVDDLLKSLAKSGDAINLVKQLSVLLESGGFHLTKFISNCREVLEQIPESERAKTLVNLDLDNLPVERALGLYWDTDLDKFVTKVNVKDKPTTRRGMLSTMSQIFDPIGFLQPFILPMKKILQKLCKQDLGWDDEIPDGEKACWMNWLQDLPHLESVSIPRCLKSSDMNDPSEIQMHIFCDASETGYGCACYMRMLNKSDGTVHCSFVMGKSRVTPSKPVTIPRLELTAAVVAVKLGQFVKTQLEYKIDRVIYWTDSMSVLQYITNTTRRFHTFVANRLAVIHEGSEPSQWRHIDTKCNPADIASRGLKPYQLDKAKIWFEGPVFLMREESLWPKSKPIRGILNNDPELKQDLSVYCVRDNLKENPIKHLLSRYSTLEKLQRSTAWLLRYRSYLRWKVAKSRGDGDVGQLKTGHFEICELHCAIDCIVRFVQREQFGKQIDALHNHSSLEEKIVRTPKKSLSRNEQMRSIQKLNPIVVDGILRVGGRLDRSHLPLESRYPVILPSDSYVTNLVIDMYHEREGHSGTLHVLSAIREKFWIIKGHATVRRRLSKCFTCCRWNSKVGEQVMAPLPKVRVTPSDHAFMETACDYFGPILVKRGRSEEKRYGCMFSCMATRAVHIEIAKSLDTSSFINVFQRFINRRGRPRKMYSDNGTNFIGAERELREGIQNWNQNQISKVMQQQNIEWCFSVPLASHTNGAWERMIRSFRKLMRAIAGERLLDDDALHTFTTQCESILNGRPICPIGDSPDDLATLSPNMLLLGRPNPNLPPDQFMKADGYKKSWRQVQLMTDCFWKRWLKEYLPTLQLRQKWHKPVRNFAIGDIVLIVDEKTKRGFWPKGLIEEVFPDSDGHVRSVRVRTADSCYMRDIRKLCLLEGVV is encoded by the coding sequence ATGTCTGATGAAGATGGTATTGTTTCTGAACTGcgaatgaaaaagaaaagatcTCGTGCGGGATATGAAAGCCACTTTACAAAGCTTCTGAAAACCATTGAGGATCTAATGCTGGACCCACAGAAATACAAAGAGGTTGTGGGTGCAAAAGAAGCTGTGGATGCTGCATTTGAGAACTGTATTAATGCTTGTGAAGACTTTCGAAATTCTGTCAATACCGGTCTGGAGATGGACAAGCTTGAGTTTGAAGAAGCGACTGTAAAGTGTGATGAAATTTTCAGAAAGAAAGCGGTATGTGATAAATTATATGGGGAATATTTGCAGCGATACAATGCTGCCGCCAGCAAAAATAACTCTGTGTCTAGTAAATCAAGAAAAACAAGTGTTGCTTCTCATAGAAGTAAATCTTCAAATAAATCATCTGTGAGATCATCAGTAGCTGCCAGAGCTCGTTTGGATGCCAAGCTAGCTGATCTTCAAGCTAAACGTGAACGTGAACAAGCTACTTTGGAAAAGGAGAAATTGAACATTGAAAAAAGAGCTTTGGATGCGGAATATCTTGCAGATGAAGCGAAATTGATAGCTGAGAGTTTCGAAGAAACTGAAGGATCTATCATGAGTTCTAATTTGGATAGCAATCAATTGGAGTATACAAGTTGTGCCTCTGAAAACTTGGTCAGTGGGATAGAGCCATTGACAAAACCTAAATTTGTGAACATTTATGATCCTAAATCTAATGTGCCTTTTGTAAAGACTGAACCCTCATCATTTGAGTTGCAGCCGATTCCTGAAAGAAAAATAGAGAACATTCCTATATCAAGTCCTGCTGTGGTTTCCCCTGTAAAGACAAACTTTTCTGATGTTCGTGTGCCATTGATGACGTCAACATTGACTAATGCTATAAACATGTCTAATCCTGGACTGCAGAGATCGTCCGAAGTTCCTGTCACATCGTTTGTACAATCTGGACATTGTGTTTACAATCCGGTAATGAGTGGCATGCCGGTGTCGAGTTATGCCCCGGCCACAGGTGGTGTGTCGGTGGCGAGCCAATTCCCAGTCACGAGTGGCGTGTCTGGAATGGGTGAATATCATCGTGTGAGCAGTGTTCCTGTCCAGAATGTCTACGGTTCGAGTGTAGCAGTGACATCTTTGAGCTCTCCTGCAATTCCTGTGTATCCGGTGGTTCCTACATGTCCAGCATCAATGGGTGAACATCTGAAAGTTGATCTACCTGAGTTCGATGGTGATCCACTGAGGTATCCAGAGTTTCTGAGTGAATTTACAGCAGCAGTGGATGTGGAAAATATTCCAGCAAATCGTAAGCTTATTATTCTTTTAAAATGTACGAAGGGCATTGCCAGAGAGGCAATTCGGTCATGTGTAATTACTAAACCATGGGAAAGGGGTTACAAGCGGGCCCTAGACATTCTCAATGAGAGGTTTGGCAAAAAACATATGATTATAGATTCCTTTATGAAAGAATTGATTGAAGGAAAACCTCTTCGTGATAATAACTCTGCTGACTTGCATAAGTTAGTAACATTAATGGATAATTGTGAGATTGTTTTTGACCAATGGGATTGTATGGATAATCTTAATAATAGTgttaatttgaaaaagattttttcCAGGTTGCCTGAAGATTTGCAGTCTGGCTATGCTAAGATTGCAAGCGGCATTTATGAGGTGGGGAGGGAACCAATGTTTTCCGATTTAAAGGATTATGTTATGCAAATTGCTCGTGGTGCTTCTACCATGTATGGGGAGATTGTCTGTTCGAATAGGGAACAGAAAAAGTCGAGAAGTCCTAAACGAGGGACTGTTCCCAAGACTAGGGATAGGGTGTCCTCCTTTGTGACCGATTCCAATGCTATACCTAGTAGGGGGGCCATTGCAAAGTTTGATTGTCCTTTTTGTGGGTCAGGTAATCAACATCCATTATGGAAATGCCTGAAGTTTAAGAAAATGACTCCTAAAGAAAGATCATTGTGGGTGGGCAGAAATGAATTGTGTTATAATTGCCTTTTGAGTGGTCACAAAGCAAATGAGTGTACCCGCAATGTGTTATGCAATGTTGATGGATGTGGCAAAAAGCACAATGTGCTGCTGCATTTCCCACCTCGGCAAAAGCCGGGTGGTTCTACTAATCCTGCAAGTTCTTGTTCAGGAAAAGAGACGAGTGCTCCGGTCAGTGGGGCCGGTGAGAAAGCTACATGTGGAGCAACTTCCTGTAGCGTGGAGGCTACGGGAGGGGTTGGGAATGTTAGACTCAAAGTGTTGCCAGTCACGGTCAGGGGTAAGGCCATAGGAGGTAGGGAGATATCAACCTATGCCCTGTTAGACCCGGGATCTACGGTGTCCCTTTGTACTAGTGGGCTCATGAGGGAGCTAGGTATAAGTGGGGTTAAAACCAATTTTTCTGTGCAGACTGTGACTGGTCATAAAATCCAAGAGGGGTTTGAGGTAGCGTTGACTGCAACGGGTGCAGGCAACTCCCTAGTGCTGGATAGAGTTCTAACTGTTGAGCGTTTGCCAAACTTAAAATCGAGTATTCCCAGTGTGCGTGATACTGAATTGTATTCACATTTTTCCCATGTTGATATTTCTGATAATACGGATAGGGAGGTCAAGCTTCTTATAGGCTCAAATGTCCCAGATGCCCATGATGTGTTAGAGGTTAAACGCGGGAAAAGGGGACAGCCCAGAGCGGTGAAAACCTTGTTGGGGTGGACACTGTTTGGCCCAGAGAGTGTTTCTAATTGTGATaataattttgtgaattttattcATTGTGATGATAATATTTTACATCGCCAATTGTGTCAAATTTATGAGCATGATTTTAATGATAATGCATGTGAATCTGCATCCTCACTGTCTGTTGAAGACAAGCGGGCATTGTCTATCATGGAAAAAACTGTTTGTAAAGTTAATGGACATTATGAAGTGGGACTCCCATGGAAGAATAAAGAGGTAAAACTTCCTAATAATCGTACCATGGTTGAGAAACAATTAATGTACCAAAGGAGAAAATTTATTCGAGACCCAGAATTGTTTGAGTGTTATAAGAGCGTGATAAATGATTACTTGGACAATGGGTATGCGAGAAAAATACCTAATGATGAATTGGTGACTagtgacaaaactttttatttggGGCATCATAGTACGAAACAATCAAAATTCCGTGTAGTTTTCAATGGGGCCGGAACTTTTCGTGGGGTTTCCTTAAACGATAATTTATTACAAGGACCAGATTATGCGAATAATTTGGCTGGAGTTCTCTTGAGATTTCGACAAGAAAGAATTGGTGTGATGGCAGATATCAAGGCTATGTTCCATCAGGTGAGAGTGAGGCCAGAAGATTGTGACTCGCTTCGGTTTTTGTGGTGGCCGAATGATGATTTGTCATCTCAAGCAAGTGACTATtccatgttggtacacatatttgGAAGCCGTTCAAGTCCATCAGTTGCAGGTTTCGCCTTGAGGAAATGTGCTTCAGATAATGAGCCGGGTGTTGAACAATCGGTAGTTGATACTGTGCTGAAGAATTTTTATGTTGACGATTTGTTGAAATCCTTAGCAAAGAGTGGTGACGCTATAAACTTGGTTAAGCAATTGTCTGTTCTACTGGAAAGTGGTGGATTCCATCTGACGAAATTTATCAGCAATTGTCGAGAGGTGCTTGAGCAAATTCCCGAAAGTGAGCGAGCAAAGACTTTGGTGAATTTGGATCTTGATAATCTACCGGTGGAACGAGCCCTGGGGTTATATTGGGATACTGATTTGGATAAATTCGTGACCAAGGTGAATGTGAAAGACAAACCAACTACAAGACGGGGTATGCTTTCTACCATGAGCCAGATATTTGATCCGATTGGATTTCTGCAGCCATTTATTTTGCCTATGAAGAAAATTCTGCAGAAATTATGTAAACAAGATTTGGGGTGGGACGATGAAATTCCTGATGGTGAAAAGGCTTGCTGGATGAACTGGTTGCAAGATTTACCGCATCTGGAAAGTGTTTCTATTCCTCGTTGTTTGAAATCATCAGATATGAATGACCCTAGTGAAATTCAAATGCATATTTTTTGTGATGCAAGTGAAACCGGATATGGATGTGCATGCTATATGCGAATGTTGAACAAGTCTGATGGAACCGTGCATTGCAGTTTTGTTATGGGAAAGTCAAGAGTGACACCTTCAAAACCAGTGACTATACCAAGGCTAGAGTTGACTGCGGCAGTGGTAGCAGTGAAGTTGGGTCAGTTTGTGAAGACTCAGCTGGAGTACAAAATTGATAGAGTAATTTATTGGACCGACTCAATGTCAGTGTTGCAGTATATCACTAATACGACAAGACGCTTTCATACTTTTGTGGCGAATCGTCTTGCTGTTATTCATGAGGGATCAGAGCCTTCGCAGTGGAGACATATTGACACGAAATGTAACCCGGCTGATATTGCATCTCGAGGTTTGAAACCGTATCAGTTGGACAAGGCAAAGATTTGGTTTGAGGGACCTGTTTTTTTGATGAGAGAAGAAAGCCTATGGCCAAAATCAAAACCTATTCGTGGCATATTAAATAATGACCCTGAATTGAAGCAAGATTTATCTGTGTATTGTGTCAGAGATAACTTGAAGGAAAATCCAATCAAGCATTTGCTTTCGAGATACTCTACTTTGGAGAAACTTCAGAGATCGACAGCTTGGCTTTTGAGATATCGATCTTATCTCAGATGGAAGGTGGCTAAATCTCGAGGTGATGGAGATGTCGGTCAGCTGAAAACAGGACATTTTGAGATTTGTGAATTACACTGTGCAATTGATTGCATAGTAAGATTTGTGCAAAGAGAGCAGTTTGGAAAACAAATCGATGCTTTGCATAATCATTCATCTTTGGAAGAAAAGATTGTCAGGACGCCAAAGAAGTCATTATCAAGAAATGAGCAGATGAGATCAATACAGAAACTGAATCCTATTGTTGTGGATGGGATCTTGAGAGTTGGTGGTCGTCTTGATCGTTCACATTTGCCATTGGAAAGTAGATATCCAGTAATTTTGCCGAGTGATAGTTATGTTACTAATTTGGTGATTGACATGTATCATGAAAGAGAAGGTCACAGTGGTACTTTGCATGTTTTATCTGCAATTCGTGAGAAATTTTGGATTATTAAGGGACATGCAACTGTGCGTCGAAGATTGAGCAAATGTTTTACTTGCTGTCGATGGAACTCTAAGGTGGGGGAGCAAGTGATGGCACCGTTACCAAAGGTTCGAGTGACACCTAGTGATCATGCCTTTATGGAAACTGCCTGTGATTATTTTGGACCAATATTAGTGAAGAGAGGCAGGAGTGAGGAGAAAAGATATGGATGTATGTTCAGTTGTATGGCCACACGAGCGGTTCATATCGAGATTGCTAAGTCACTGGATACTTCATCGTTCATAAATGTGTTTCAGAGATTTATAAACAGACGTGGACGACCAAGGAAAATGTACAGTGATAATGGAACAAACTTCATTGGTGCTGAGAGAGAACTTCGTGAAGggattcaaaattggaatcaaaatcaaatttctaaAGTTATGCAACAGCAAAACATTGAATGGTGTTTTTCTGTACCTTTGGCTTCACATACAAATGGAGCATGGGAAAGAATGATAAGATCTTTTCGAAAATTGATGAGAGCAATTGCTGGGGAGAGATTATTAGATGATGATGCTCTGCATACATTTACAACACAGTGTGAAAGCATTTTAAATGGGAGACCAATTTGTCCGATTGGAGATAGCCCGGATGATCTCGCAACTTTGAGTCCTAATATGTTGTTACTTGGTAGGCCTAATCCGAATCTACCTCCTGATCAATTCATGAAAGCAGATGGATATAAGAAGTCGTGGCGCCAGGTACAATTAATGACAGATTGTTTCTGGAAGAGGTGGTTGAAAGAATATTTGCCAACATTGCAGTTGAGGCAAAAGTGGCACAAGCCTGTGAGAAACTTTGCCATTGGAGATATTGTTCTCATTGTGGATGAAAAGACTAAGAGAGGATTCTGGCCGAAAGGGTTAATCGAGGAAGTATTTCCTGATTCAGATGGGCATGTCCGCAGTGTACGTGTGAGGACTGCGGATTCTTGTTACATGCGAGACATTCGTAAATTGTGTTTGTTAGAGGGAGTTGtgtaa
- the LOC120326922 gene encoding uncharacterized protein LOC120326922: MPSKNPSKYTRKPTRKNPDSTSNLGAGSSNDSGNSSSPNAENRDSSTHQTRGEEGPSESQRSPEEQVPDNTPGAENTESGTHQTQGQRRPRRSQRLPGEQNQNITPSIAMIVAMILAALSGGFTGSSIGYLGVFVGAVAGIVLAACGRGVFHVAGWFNNPGSFGNTYQKFKGTFSAGFMQFGGTTNQTQNSCTTKVNAEHDD; encoded by the exons ATGCCTTCTAAAAATCCGTCAAAATACACGAGAAAACCGACAAGGAAAAATCCAGATTCGACTTCGAATCTAGGCGCAGGAAGTTCAAACGATTCGGGAAATTCATCTTCGCCAAATGCag AGAATCGTGATTCGAGCACTCACCAGACTCGGGGTGAAGAAGGACCGAGCGAATCTCAAAGATCGCCCGAAGAACAAGTTCCTGACAATACACCGGGCGCAG AGAATACCGAATCTGGTACCCACCAGACCCAGGGTCAGCGAAGACCTAGGAGATCTCAGAGGTTGCCTGGGGAGCAAAATCAAAACATTACACCTAGTATAG CGATGATCGTAGCAATGATATTGGCTGCATTGTCAGGGGGATTCACTGGATCTTCAATTGGCTATTTAGGCGTGTTCGTGGGTGCAGTAGCTGGCATCGTCTTGGCTGCCTGCGGAAGAGGTGTTTTTCATGTCGCAG GGTGGTTCAACAATCCGGGAAGTTTTGGAAATACGT ATCAAAAATTCAAGGGCACCTTCTCTGCTGGATTTATGCAATTCGGCGGGACAACCAATCAAACTCAAAACTCGTGTACGACCAAAG TCAACGCAGAACACGACGACTGA